The following DNA comes from Glaciihabitans arcticus.
AGTTCGTCACCGAGGACGTGCTCGACTCGATGGCCGACACCGTGACCCCGCAGGGGATCATCGCGGTGTGCAAGCAGTTCCCCACCTCGCTCAAGGACATCCTCGCCGACGGCCCCAAGCTGATCGCGATACTCGAGGAAGTTCGGGACCCGGGTAACGTGGGCACGATCATCAGGGCCGCGGACGCTGCTGGAGCCGATGGGGTCATCCTCACCGGTCGCAGTGTCGACCTGTACAACCCCAAGGTCGTTCGTGCCACAACGGGTTCGCTGTTCCACCTGCCCGTGGCGCTGATGCCCGACCTGGAGTCGGTGCTCGATCGCGTCACCGCCGCAGGAATGCAGGTCCTGGCCGCAGACATCAAGGGCGACGACCTGCTCGGCGCGCGCACCAGTGGGCTTCTCGCGGCTCCCACCGCGTGGCTGTTCGGCAACGAGGCTCGGGGACTCAGCGACGAGCACTTCGCTCTCGCCG
Coding sequences within:
- a CDS encoding TrmH family RNA methyltransferase yields the protein MIDNPRSPRVRGVAKLAKRDHRLQTGFFLLEGPQAVTEALTYRPELLVELFATPTALDKYPAIASLARDTDLEVEFVTEDVLDSMADTVTPQGIIAVCKQFPTSLKDILADGPKLIAILEEVRDPGNVGTIIRAADAAGADGVILTGRSVDLYNPKVVRATTGSLFHLPVALMPDLESVLDRVTAAGMQVLAADIKGDDLLGARTSGLLAAPTAWLFGNEARGLSDEHFALADRAITVPIYGHAESMNLATAASVCLYESAFAQRS